From Jeotgalibaca dankookensis, one genomic window encodes:
- the flgB gene encoding flagellar basal body rod protein FlgB: MEMNNLALIKKTLQATSLRQEVIASNITNVNTDEYKRNQVDFESLLHDAKRGVSLNKTQPNHFGVGNINDLKPSVTKVTDTIVKENGNNVDLDIEMVNLSQNALHYQALISQLNSQYSRMATVISK; encoded by the coding sequence ATGGAAATGAATAACCTGGCATTAATAAAAAAAACACTCCAAGCAACAAGTCTTCGGCAGGAAGTAATAGCTAGTAATATCACGAATGTTAACACTGATGAATATAAGAGAAATCAAGTCGATTTTGAAAGTTTATTGCACGATGCTAAACGCGGCGTGAGCTTAAATAAAACACAACCCAATCATTTTGGTGTAGGGAATATCAATGATTTAAAACCTAGTGTAACAAAAGTAACCGATACCATCGTTAAGGAAAATGGTAACAATGTTGATTTAGATATCGAAATGGTGAACCTTTCCCAAAATGCGCTTCATTATCAAGCATTAATTTCACAATTAAATAGTCAATATTCTCGAATGGCTACAGTCATTAGTAAATAA
- the flgC gene encoding flagellar basal body rod protein FlgC — MSVFDSLNISASGLSLERLKLDTISTNVANANTEQTAAGGPYQKKTIAFEEAFQKSNQLLALGGKKSFGVRATEIISDEAEVRAYDPTHPLADQEGYVLQSNVNMADEMVDMMTTIRAYDANITALDAGKNMLKQALTISSR; from the coding sequence ATGAGTGTTTTTGATTCTTTAAATATAAGTGCAAGCGGATTAAGTTTAGAGCGCTTGAAGTTAGATACGATTTCTACTAACGTTGCTAACGCTAACACAGAGCAGACAGCAGCAGGAGGTCCTTACCAGAAAAAAACAATTGCTTTTGAAGAAGCTTTTCAAAAAAGCAACCAACTGCTTGCTTTAGGTGGTAAGAAAAGTTTTGGAGTGCGTGCAACTGAAATAATATCCGACGAAGCAGAAGTGCGGGCTTACGATCCCACACATCCATTGGCTGACCAAGAAGGTTATGTGCTGCAATCAAATGTCAATATGGCGGATGAAATGGTGGATATGATGACGACCATTCGTGCCTATGACGCGAATATTACAGCACTTGATGCCGGTAAAAATATGTTGAAGCAAGCATTAACAATTTCAAGTAGATAA
- the fliE gene encoding flagellar hook-basal body complex protein FliE, giving the protein MNIEASTRLLLNQLNQTSPIKTATEGDSFTNIFGNAINQLTETQIHADQATQALAMGEDIQLHDVMIQSTEAQLSLELAVQVRNRCLEVYNEVKNMQF; this is encoded by the coding sequence ATGAATATCGAAGCAAGTACACGTCTTTTATTGAATCAACTAAATCAAACATCCCCCATTAAAACAGCTACAGAGGGGGATAGCTTTACCAATATTTTCGGTAATGCCATCAATCAACTGACTGAAACGCAAATACATGCAGATCAGGCGACACAAGCATTAGCGATGGGTGAAGATATTCAATTACATGATGTCATGATTCAGTCGACAGAAGCACAACTGTCATTAGAATTGGCTGTTCAAGTACGTAATCGTTGCCTTGAAGTTTATAACGAAGTAAAAAATATGCAATTTTAA
- the fliF gene encoding flagellar basal-body MS-ring/collar protein FliF, which yields MMGVFKNLKDTLKSGWGNLTPLKRVGLISFLTIAISLGLIGTLLSQRINYSLLFSEIEEADSGKIVADLETQGIAYRLEDSGTTIYIDEKYVDKYRIELAVNDMLPRSSMGFEIFDDTSMMATDEDREIMQQRAIQGELERAIGVLDGVSSVKVLLSLPEKNVFTRPEDVKTTTASIVVTTDRSRDLSSAAIQGIAALVSGAVDHLPLENVSIVDQTGRLLSGFIQSGTNLQSADLASQNRQIENEYAQELERKLLETLAPVYGPENLSVSVNVKMNFDVAEEEIVNYGVDQAGKKTEPYMRSQDITASGGEISSGDNALNGNNVAINEVLEGEGGNTASYDSTTNYEYDTTKIKRIVETGEVEKISASILYNAGTADVKELDVIARNILGATERDSIQITATKFLVEDLPAEPAPELDGVIGTVWRGYKTWIFAGSGFLLLTALLIVLLLSRKRRSGLEDNFEEEIPNQQTLHSEKADLDSLQDLLKDEKLEKEKNAYQQAKENPDLVADMIKMWLKDE from the coding sequence ATGATGGGGGTTTTTAAAAATTTAAAAGATACACTGAAATCAGGATGGGGTAACCTAACGCCACTAAAACGGGTCGGATTGATAAGTTTTCTTACAATAGCCATAAGTTTAGGTCTAATTGGCACGCTATTATCTCAAAGAATAAACTATTCCTTATTATTTTCAGAAATAGAAGAAGCTGATTCAGGAAAGATTGTAGCAGATTTGGAGACGCAAGGAATTGCTTATCGATTAGAAGATAGTGGAACTACGATTTACATTGATGAAAAGTATGTAGATAAGTATCGAATTGAATTAGCTGTTAATGATATGTTGCCACGTTCCTCAATGGGATTTGAAATTTTTGATGATACGAGTATGATGGCGACCGATGAAGACCGAGAAATTATGCAGCAACGTGCAATCCAAGGTGAGTTAGAGCGAGCAATCGGAGTCCTTGATGGTGTGTCTAGTGTCAAAGTTCTTCTATCTCTACCAGAAAAGAACGTCTTTACTCGCCCAGAAGATGTGAAAACAACGACGGCTTCTATTGTAGTCACAACGGACCGGAGTCGTGATTTGTCTTCTGCAGCTATACAAGGAATTGCTGCCTTAGTGAGTGGAGCCGTTGATCACTTACCTTTAGAAAATGTGTCCATTGTAGACCAGACGGGACGTCTGTTAAGCGGTTTTATTCAATCAGGAACGAATCTTCAGTCTGCTGATTTAGCTTCACAAAATCGCCAGATTGAAAATGAGTATGCGCAAGAATTAGAGCGAAAATTATTAGAAACATTAGCGCCTGTTTATGGTCCAGAGAATTTATCCGTTTCGGTTAATGTCAAAATGAATTTCGATGTGGCTGAAGAAGAGATTGTCAATTATGGCGTAGACCAAGCGGGAAAAAAGACGGAGCCGTATATGCGTAGTCAAGATATTACGGCGTCTGGCGGTGAAATTTCAAGTGGGGATAATGCTTTAAATGGCAATAATGTTGCTATTAATGAAGTGCTAGAAGGAGAAGGTGGTAATACTGCTTCTTATGATAGTACTACGAATTATGAATACGACACGACTAAAATAAAACGCATTGTTGAAACAGGCGAAGTCGAAAAGATATCCGCATCTATTCTTTATAATGCCGGCACAGCTGATGTTAAAGAATTAGATGTTATAGCTCGAAACATTTTGGGAGCAACCGAACGCGATAGTATCCAAATTACCGCAACTAAATTTTTAGTCGAGGATTTACCAGCTGAACCAGCACCAGAGCTTGATGGCGTCATTGGCACGGTTTGGAGAGGTTACAAAACCTGGATTTTTGCAGGGAGTGGGTTTTTGCTTTTAACAGCTCTTTTAATAGTGTTACTCCTTTCTAGAAAACGTCGTTCTGGTCTTGAAGATAATTTTGAAGAGGAAATACCCAACCAACAAACGCTTCATTCAGAAAAAGCTGATTTAGATTCCTTACAAGATTTGTTAAAAGATGAAAAACTAGAAAAAGAAAAAAATGCTTACCAACAAGCGAAAGAAAACCCCGATTTAGTGGCAGACATGATAAAAATGTGGCTAAAGGATGAGTAA
- the fliG gene encoding flagellar motor switch protein FliG — MSKDMEETAGVTGMSGIKKAALLLISLGVETSAEILRLLPDSMIQKVSYEIANIDYVNPNEHEAILEEFIELSQARQYVVDGGVEYAREVLNRALGAQRAKEVIDMLTQIQLRERPFNIARKADPMQLKNLLLNEQPQTVALILCYMQPDKAAAILAQFPIELQTDISERIGTITRTSPLVIEKIEKVIESKFSNYIENETETVGGVHTLVEILNSVGRSTEKNILSALDLSQPALADEVRANLFTFEDIITLQESDVQKVLRLVENDDLMLALKGVSDEIRNIIFQNMSQRAVDTLKEDMQFMGPARLSAVEEAQQKIVAVIRNLDESGEIYLRRGEEDAIVS, encoded by the coding sequence ATGAGTAAAGATATGGAAGAAACAGCTGGAGTAACTGGAATGTCTGGAATTAAAAAAGCAGCTCTTCTCCTTATTTCACTGGGAGTAGAAACATCTGCGGAAATTCTCAGACTTTTACCGGACAGTATGATTCAAAAAGTCAGTTATGAAATTGCAAATATTGACTATGTAAACCCAAATGAACATGAAGCGATATTGGAGGAATTTATTGAATTATCGCAGGCGCGTCAATATGTTGTGGATGGCGGAGTTGAATACGCGCGTGAAGTCTTAAACCGTGCCCTAGGAGCCCAACGTGCTAAGGAAGTCATCGATATGCTGACGCAAATACAATTACGTGAACGGCCTTTTAATATTGCGCGTAAAGCAGATCCGATGCAATTGAAGAATTTGCTATTAAATGAACAGCCACAGACGGTTGCACTGATTTTATGCTACATGCAGCCGGATAAAGCGGCAGCAATTTTAGCACAGTTTCCAATTGAGTTGCAGACAGATATTTCCGAACGGATTGGAACAATTACACGGACGTCACCACTAGTTATTGAGAAAATTGAAAAAGTCATTGAAAGTAAATTTTCTAACTACATTGAGAATGAGACTGAAACAGTAGGTGGTGTTCATACCTTAGTAGAAATCCTCAACTCGGTTGGAAGAAGCACTGAGAAAAATATTTTAAGTGCACTAGACTTGAGTCAACCAGCACTTGCAGATGAGGTACGAGCAAATCTATTTACGTTTGAAGACATTATTACCTTACAAGAATCTGATGTTCAAAAAGTCTTGCGTCTCGTTGAAAACGATGATCTCATGTTAGCTCTTAAAGGTGTTTCGGATGAAATCCGTAATATTATTTTCCAAAATATGTCGCAACGTGCAGTGGATACACTGAAAGAAGATATGCAATTTATGGGACCGGCTCGCTTATCAGCAGTTGAAGAGGCGCAGCAAAAAATTGTGGCTGTTATTCGTAATTTAGATGAAAGCGGCGAGATTTACTTGAGAAGAGGGGAAGAAGATGCAATTGTTTCATAA
- a CDS encoding FliH/SctL family protein, producing the protein MQLFHKIIKAEESVSDSVKALVQTDFQVDSVSVAPPATLEKDVYYEEKQAAARYMEDAQASSMVLLQKAQSEADEIRFLAQEEGFQEGEKKGQKEGFQAGYQRGIEKAHQESREIKESVQQMLKDASREVLAFYEDKRLEIINLAAQMAEKIVHEKIDSSDDKILTLLYPVLNQMEQENKFVTLTVKPELEEFMKEKVKELEIKFPLYRFAILLDAHLEEHGCIVESSHVIIDLQVKQQLETMVRELEEVPVIEYV; encoded by the coding sequence ATGCAATTGTTTCATAAAATCATTAAGGCTGAAGAGTCGGTTTCAGATAGCGTAAAAGCCTTGGTTCAAACTGATTTTCAAGTAGATTCTGTCAGCGTAGCGCCACCCGCTACGCTAGAGAAAGACGTATACTATGAGGAAAAACAAGCAGCAGCCCGTTACATGGAAGATGCTCAAGCAAGTAGCATGGTGCTTCTACAAAAAGCTCAATCTGAAGCAGATGAGATACGATTTTTAGCTCAAGAAGAGGGGTTTCAAGAAGGAGAAAAAAAAGGGCAAAAGGAAGGTTTTCAGGCAGGTTATCAAAGGGGTATAGAAAAAGCGCATCAAGAATCTCGAGAAATAAAAGAAAGTGTGCAACAGATGTTGAAGGACGCGAGTCGTGAAGTGCTTGCTTTTTATGAGGATAAACGACTCGAAATCATCAACTTAGCAGCCCAGATGGCAGAAAAAATTGTTCACGAAAAAATTGATAGCTCAGATGATAAGATTTTGACGCTACTTTACCCCGTTTTAAATCAAATGGAGCAAGAAAATAAGTTTGTTACCTTAACCGTAAAACCAGAGCTAGAGGAATTCATGAAAGAAAAAGTAAAGGAACTTGAAATAAAATTCCCTCTTTATCGCTTTGCAATTCTTCTAGATGCACACTTAGAAGAACATGGGTGTATCGTTGAGAGCTCGCACGTCATTATTGATCTACAAGTAAAGCAACAACTGGAAACGATGGTTAGAGAGCTAGAAGAAGTTCCGGTGATTGAATATGTTTAG